The following proteins are co-located in the Macadamia integrifolia cultivar HAES 741 chromosome 3, SCU_Mint_v3, whole genome shotgun sequence genome:
- the LOC122073956 gene encoding protein MEI2-like 2 isoform X4: MEQFAANSVSGSSKIPSVKNSRKVGSGAWGIPSGSDAYDTSSDASLFSSSLPVLPHEKLNFSDLEHSGQSVDDASPTLNKLHEDVEGEDSLDDDGQNAIGNLLPDDEDELLAGIMDDFDISGLPSQLEDLDEYDLFGSGGGMEMDFDPQESITASMLKVNLSDGLSVNGNSQYGIPNGVGAVAGEHPYGEHPSRTLFVRNINSNVEDSELRALFEQYGAIRTLYTACKHRGFVMISYYDIRAARTAMRALQNKPLRRRKLDIHFSIPKDNPSDKDINQGTLVVFNLDPSVSNDDLRQIFGAYGEVKEIRETPHKRHHKFIEFYDVRAAEAALRSLNRSDIAGKRIKLEPSRPGGARRNLMQQLSQELEQDETRNFRHQVGSPVANSPPGNWAQLSSPVEHCPLQTLSQSTGLGSISPITSNHLSGLASILPPLGSNSMKIAPIGKDQGRVTHVDQVFNSANSPHGAAYQHSHPFPEPNLSPNPGNASFGASTSNVSGIGTLSGPQFLWGSPTPYSEHTNSSAWPTPSMGHPYASNGQGQGYLYSSRHGSFLGSSHHHHHVGSAPSGVPIERHHGFFPESPETSFMSPPVAFGGMGLSRNEGGFMMNMVGRVNAGVSMSGNISDSGSPNFRMMSSPRMAPMFLGSGPYPGPGATGIEGLGDRGRSRRLESNGNQIDSKKQYQLDLDKIISGEDTRTTLMLKNIPNKYTSKMLLAAIDEHHRGTYDFLYLPIDFKNKCNVGYAFINMVSPSHIIPFYQAFNGKKWEKFNSEKVASLAYARIQGKAALVTHFQNSSLMNEDKRCRPILFHSEGLEGDQEPFPSNTMNIRIRQPDGSVLGDSPESPTNGDMGEKPNLS; this comes from the exons ATGGAGCAGTTTGCTGCTAATTCAGTCTCAG GTTCTTCCAAGATTCCATCAGTTAAAAATTCACGAAAAGTTGGAAGTGGTGCATGGGGGATTCCATCTGGATCTGATGCATATGATACATCAAGTGATGCCAGCCTTTTCTCAAGCTCATTACCTGTTCTTCCACATGAAAAAT TGAACTTTTCAGACTTGGAGCACAGTGGACAATCTGTAGATGATGCATCACCTACCTTAAATAAACTACATGAAGATGTTGAAGGAGAGGATTCTCTGGATGATGATGGACAAAATGCAATTGGTAACCTTCTGcctgatgatgaggatgaactTTTGGCTGGTATCATGGATGATTTTGATATAAGTGGGCTGCCCAGTCAACTAGAAGATTTGGATGAGTATGATCTTTTTGGCAGCGGAGGGGGTATGGAAATGGACTTTGATCCTCAAGAGAGCATCACTGCGAGTATGTTGAAGGTAAACTTATCTGATGGTCTTTCTGTCAATGGGAACAGTCAGTATGGTATTCCAAATGGTGTTGGAGCAGTTGCTGGGGAGCATCCATATGGAGAGCATCCTTCCAGAACATTATTTGTGCGGAACATCAACAGTAATGTTGAGGATTCGGAACTGAGAGCTCTCTTTGAG CAATATGGTGCTATCAGGACTCTTTACACTGCATGCAAACACAGAGGTTTCGTAATGATATCTTACTATGATATCCGAGCTGCTCGGACTGCCATGCGGGCTTTGCAAAATAAGCCATTGCGTCGGAGAAAACTTGACATTCATTTTTCAATTCCAAAG GATAACCCATCAGATAAGGATATTAACCAAGGAACTCTTGTAGTCTTTAATTTGGATCCATCTGTGTCAAATGATGATCTCCGTCAAATTTTTGGAGCTTATGGGGAGGTTAAAGAG ATCAGGGAGACACCACATAAACGTCACCATAAGTTTATTGAGTTTTATGATGTCAGAGCAGCAGAAGCAGCTCTTAGGTCGTTAAATAGGAGTGACATAGCTGGCAAACGTATAAAGCTTGAACCTAGTCGTCCTGGGGGAGCACGTCGAAA CTTGATGCAACAACTGAGTCAAGAACTGGAACAAGATGAAACAAGGAATTTCAGGCATCAAGTAGGTTCACCAGTAGCCAATTCTCCTCCAG GCAATTGGGCCCAGCTCAGCAGCCCGGTTGAGCATTGTCCTTTGCAAACTCTGAGTCAATCCACTGGTTTGGGAAGCATTAGTCCTATTACCAGCAACCATTTGTCTGGATTGGCTTCAATTTTACCTCCTCTTGGATCAAATTCTATGAAGATAGCACCTATTGGGAAGGATCAAGGAAGGGTTACCCATGTTGACCAAGTATTCAACAGTGCCAACTCACCCCATGGAGCTGCCTATCAACATTCTCATCCATTTCCGGAGCCAAACTTGAGCCCAAATCCTGGGAATGCTTCTTTTGGTGCTTCAACCTCTAATGTGTCTGGTATTGGAACATTGTCTGGGCCCCAGTTTCTCTGGGGTAGTCCTACACCGTACTCTGAGCACACCAATTCTTCTGCATGGCCAACCCCGTCAATGGGACATCCATATGCATCTAATGGGCAGGGCCAGGGATATCTATACTCTAGTCGACATGGTTCTTTCCTTGGTTCATCACATCATCACCATCATGTTGGGTCTGCCCCATCTGGAGTTCCTATCGAGAGGCATCATGGTTTTTTCCCAGAATCTCCCGAAACATCCTTTATGAGTCCACCAGTTGCATTTGGAGGAATGGGTTTAAGCCGGAATGAAGGGGGATTTATGATGAACATGGTTGGTCGTGTGAATGCTGGAGTTAGCATGTCAGGAAACATATCTGATAGTGGTTCCCCCAATTTCAGGATGATGTCCTCACCTAGGATGGCTCCCATGTTCCTCGGCAGTGGTCCATATCCAGGTCCAGGTGCCACTGGCATTGAGGGCTTAGGTGACCGTGGGCGGAGTCGGCGGCTTGAAAGTAATGGAAACCAGATAGACAGCAAGAAGCAGTACCAGCTTGATTTGGATAAGATTATTAGTGGGGAAGATACCCGTACTACTCTAATGTTAAAAAATATTCCAAATAA GTACACCTCAAAGATGTTGCTTGCTGCTATTGATGAACATCACCGTGGTACCTATGATTTCCTCTACTTGCCTATTGATTTCAAG AACAAATGCAATGTAGGCTATGCATTCATCAATATGGTGTCTCCTTCACACATTATCCCATTTTATCAG GCAttcaatgggaagaaatgggagaagtTTAACAGTGAGAAAGTTGCTTCATTGGCCTACGCTCGAATTCAGGGTAAAGCAGCACTTGTTACCCACTTCCAGAATTCTAGCTTGATGAATGAAGATAAACGGTGTCGCCCCATTTTATTCCATTCCGAAGGCCTTGAGGGTGATCAG GAACCTTTTCCGTCCAACACTATGAATATCCGTATCCGTCAGCCTGATGGGTCTGTCTTGGGAGATTCACCAGAGAGCCCTACAAATGGAGATATGGGTGAGAAACCAAATCTGAGTTGA
- the LOC122073956 gene encoding protein MEI2-like 2 isoform X2 produces the protein MEQFAANSVSGSSKIPSVKNSRKVGSGAWGIPSGSDAYDTSSDASLFSSSLPVLPHEKLNFSDLEHSGQSVDDASPTLNKLHEDVEGEDSLDDDGQNAIGNLLPDDEDELLAGIMDDFDISGLPSQLEDLDEYDLFGSGGGMEMDFDPQESITASMLKVNLSDGLSVNGNSQYGIPNGVGAVAGEHPYGEHPSRTLFVRNINSNVEDSELRALFEQYGAIRTLYTACKHRGFVMISYYDIRAARTAMRALQNKPLRRRKLDIHFSIPKDNPSDKDINQGTLVVFNLDPSVSNDDLRQIFGAYGEVKEIRETPHKRHHKFIEFYDVRAAEAALRSLNRSDIAGKRIKLEPSRPGGARRNFNTCAFIPSTFSLMQQLSQELEQDETRNFRHQVGSPVANSPPGNWAQLSSPVEHCPLQTLSQSTGLGSISPITSNHLSGLASILPPLGSNSMKIAPIGKDQGRVTHVDQVFNSANSPHGAAYQHSHPFPEPNLSPNPGNASFGASTSNVSGIGTLSGPQFLWGSPTPYSEHTNSSAWPTPSMGHPYASNGQGQGYLYSSRHGSFLGSSHHHHHVGSAPSGVPIERHHGFFPESPETSFMSPPVAFGGMGLSRNEGGFMMNMVGRVNAGVSMSGNISDSGSPNFRMMSSPRMAPMFLGSGPYPGPGATGIEGLGDRGRSRRLESNGNQIDSKKQYQLDLDKIISGEDTRTTLMLKNIPNKYTSKMLLAAIDEHHRGTYDFLYLPIDFKNKCNVGYAFINMVSPSHIIPFYQAFNGKKWEKFNSEKVASLAYARIQGKAALVTHFQNSSLMNEDKRCRPILFHSEGLEGDQEPFPSNTMNIRIRQPDGSVLGDSPESPTNGDMGEKPNLS, from the exons ATGGAGCAGTTTGCTGCTAATTCAGTCTCAG GTTCTTCCAAGATTCCATCAGTTAAAAATTCACGAAAAGTTGGAAGTGGTGCATGGGGGATTCCATCTGGATCTGATGCATATGATACATCAAGTGATGCCAGCCTTTTCTCAAGCTCATTACCTGTTCTTCCACATGAAAAAT TGAACTTTTCAGACTTGGAGCACAGTGGACAATCTGTAGATGATGCATCACCTACCTTAAATAAACTACATGAAGATGTTGAAGGAGAGGATTCTCTGGATGATGATGGACAAAATGCAATTGGTAACCTTCTGcctgatgatgaggatgaactTTTGGCTGGTATCATGGATGATTTTGATATAAGTGGGCTGCCCAGTCAACTAGAAGATTTGGATGAGTATGATCTTTTTGGCAGCGGAGGGGGTATGGAAATGGACTTTGATCCTCAAGAGAGCATCACTGCGAGTATGTTGAAGGTAAACTTATCTGATGGTCTTTCTGTCAATGGGAACAGTCAGTATGGTATTCCAAATGGTGTTGGAGCAGTTGCTGGGGAGCATCCATATGGAGAGCATCCTTCCAGAACATTATTTGTGCGGAACATCAACAGTAATGTTGAGGATTCGGAACTGAGAGCTCTCTTTGAG CAATATGGTGCTATCAGGACTCTTTACACTGCATGCAAACACAGAGGTTTCGTAATGATATCTTACTATGATATCCGAGCTGCTCGGACTGCCATGCGGGCTTTGCAAAATAAGCCATTGCGTCGGAGAAAACTTGACATTCATTTTTCAATTCCAAAG GATAACCCATCAGATAAGGATATTAACCAAGGAACTCTTGTAGTCTTTAATTTGGATCCATCTGTGTCAAATGATGATCTCCGTCAAATTTTTGGAGCTTATGGGGAGGTTAAAGAG ATCAGGGAGACACCACATAAACGTCACCATAAGTTTATTGAGTTTTATGATGTCAGAGCAGCAGAAGCAGCTCTTAGGTCGTTAAATAGGAGTGACATAGCTGGCAAACGTATAAAGCTTGAACCTAGTCGTCCTGGGGGAGCACGTCGAAA TTTTAATACTTGTGCCTTTATACCCTCGACGTTCAGCTTGATGCAACAACTGAGTCAAGAACTGGAACAAGATGAAACAAGGAATTTCAGGCATCAAGTAGGTTCACCAGTAGCCAATTCTCCTCCAG GCAATTGGGCCCAGCTCAGCAGCCCGGTTGAGCATTGTCCTTTGCAAACTCTGAGTCAATCCACTGGTTTGGGAAGCATTAGTCCTATTACCAGCAACCATTTGTCTGGATTGGCTTCAATTTTACCTCCTCTTGGATCAAATTCTATGAAGATAGCACCTATTGGGAAGGATCAAGGAAGGGTTACCCATGTTGACCAAGTATTCAACAGTGCCAACTCACCCCATGGAGCTGCCTATCAACATTCTCATCCATTTCCGGAGCCAAACTTGAGCCCAAATCCTGGGAATGCTTCTTTTGGTGCTTCAACCTCTAATGTGTCTGGTATTGGAACATTGTCTGGGCCCCAGTTTCTCTGGGGTAGTCCTACACCGTACTCTGAGCACACCAATTCTTCTGCATGGCCAACCCCGTCAATGGGACATCCATATGCATCTAATGGGCAGGGCCAGGGATATCTATACTCTAGTCGACATGGTTCTTTCCTTGGTTCATCACATCATCACCATCATGTTGGGTCTGCCCCATCTGGAGTTCCTATCGAGAGGCATCATGGTTTTTTCCCAGAATCTCCCGAAACATCCTTTATGAGTCCACCAGTTGCATTTGGAGGAATGGGTTTAAGCCGGAATGAAGGGGGATTTATGATGAACATGGTTGGTCGTGTGAATGCTGGAGTTAGCATGTCAGGAAACATATCTGATAGTGGTTCCCCCAATTTCAGGATGATGTCCTCACCTAGGATGGCTCCCATGTTCCTCGGCAGTGGTCCATATCCAGGTCCAGGTGCCACTGGCATTGAGGGCTTAGGTGACCGTGGGCGGAGTCGGCGGCTTGAAAGTAATGGAAACCAGATAGACAGCAAGAAGCAGTACCAGCTTGATTTGGATAAGATTATTAGTGGGGAAGATACCCGTACTACTCTAATGTTAAAAAATATTCCAAATAA GTACACCTCAAAGATGTTGCTTGCTGCTATTGATGAACATCACCGTGGTACCTATGATTTCCTCTACTTGCCTATTGATTTCAAG AACAAATGCAATGTAGGCTATGCATTCATCAATATGGTGTCTCCTTCACACATTATCCCATTTTATCAG GCAttcaatgggaagaaatgggagaagtTTAACAGTGAGAAAGTTGCTTCATTGGCCTACGCTCGAATTCAGGGTAAAGCAGCACTTGTTACCCACTTCCAGAATTCTAGCTTGATGAATGAAGATAAACGGTGTCGCCCCATTTTATTCCATTCCGAAGGCCTTGAGGGTGATCAG GAACCTTTTCCGTCCAACACTATGAATATCCGTATCCGTCAGCCTGATGGGTCTGTCTTGGGAGATTCACCAGAGAGCCCTACAAATGGAGATATGGGTGAGAAACCAAATCTGAGTTGA
- the LOC122073956 gene encoding protein MEI2-like 2 isoform X1 has protein sequence MEQFAANSVSGSSKIPSVKNSRKVGSGAWGIPSGSDAYDTSSDASLFSSSLPVLPHEKLNFSDLEHSGQSVDDASPTLNKLHEDVEGEDSLDDDGQNAIGNLLPDDEDELLAGIMDDFDISGLPSQLEDLDEYDLFGSGGGMEMDFDPQESITASMLKVNLSDGLSVNGNSQYGIPNGVGAVAGEHPYGEHPSRTLFVRNINSNVEDSELRALFEQYGAIRTLYTACKHRGFVMISYYDIRAARTAMRALQNKPLRRRKLDIHFSIPKDNPSDKDINQGTLVVFNLDPSVSNDDLRQIFGAYGEVKEIRETPHKRHHKFIEFYDVRAAEAALRSLNRSDIAGKRIKLEPSRPGGARRNFNTCAFIPSTFSLMQQLSQELEQDETRNFRHQVGSPVANSPPGNWAQLSSPVEHCPLQTLSQSTGLGSISPITSNHLSGLASILPPLGSNSMKIAPIGKDQGRVTHVDQVFNSANSPHGAAYQHSHPFPEPNLSPNPGNASFGASTSNVSGIGTLSGPQFLWGSPTPYSEHTNSSAWPTPSMGHPYASNGQGQGYLYSSRHGSFLGSSHHHHHVGSAPSGVPIERHHGFFPESPETSFMSPPVAFGGMGLSRNEGGFMMNMVGRVNAGVSMSGNISDSGSPNFRMMSSPRMAPMFLGSGPYPGPGATGIEGLGDRGRSRRLESNGNQIDSKKQYQLDLDKIISGEDTRTTLMLKNIPNKYTSKMLLAAIDEHHRGTYDFLYLPIDFKNKCNVGYAFINMVSPSHIIPFYQAFNGKKWEKFNSEKVASLAYARIQGKAALVTHFQNSSLMNEDKRCRPILFHSEGLEGDQIIQEPFPSNTMNIRIRQPDGSVLGDSPESPTNGDMGEKPNLS, from the exons ATGGAGCAGTTTGCTGCTAATTCAGTCTCAG GTTCTTCCAAGATTCCATCAGTTAAAAATTCACGAAAAGTTGGAAGTGGTGCATGGGGGATTCCATCTGGATCTGATGCATATGATACATCAAGTGATGCCAGCCTTTTCTCAAGCTCATTACCTGTTCTTCCACATGAAAAAT TGAACTTTTCAGACTTGGAGCACAGTGGACAATCTGTAGATGATGCATCACCTACCTTAAATAAACTACATGAAGATGTTGAAGGAGAGGATTCTCTGGATGATGATGGACAAAATGCAATTGGTAACCTTCTGcctgatgatgaggatgaactTTTGGCTGGTATCATGGATGATTTTGATATAAGTGGGCTGCCCAGTCAACTAGAAGATTTGGATGAGTATGATCTTTTTGGCAGCGGAGGGGGTATGGAAATGGACTTTGATCCTCAAGAGAGCATCACTGCGAGTATGTTGAAGGTAAACTTATCTGATGGTCTTTCTGTCAATGGGAACAGTCAGTATGGTATTCCAAATGGTGTTGGAGCAGTTGCTGGGGAGCATCCATATGGAGAGCATCCTTCCAGAACATTATTTGTGCGGAACATCAACAGTAATGTTGAGGATTCGGAACTGAGAGCTCTCTTTGAG CAATATGGTGCTATCAGGACTCTTTACACTGCATGCAAACACAGAGGTTTCGTAATGATATCTTACTATGATATCCGAGCTGCTCGGACTGCCATGCGGGCTTTGCAAAATAAGCCATTGCGTCGGAGAAAACTTGACATTCATTTTTCAATTCCAAAG GATAACCCATCAGATAAGGATATTAACCAAGGAACTCTTGTAGTCTTTAATTTGGATCCATCTGTGTCAAATGATGATCTCCGTCAAATTTTTGGAGCTTATGGGGAGGTTAAAGAG ATCAGGGAGACACCACATAAACGTCACCATAAGTTTATTGAGTTTTATGATGTCAGAGCAGCAGAAGCAGCTCTTAGGTCGTTAAATAGGAGTGACATAGCTGGCAAACGTATAAAGCTTGAACCTAGTCGTCCTGGGGGAGCACGTCGAAA TTTTAATACTTGTGCCTTTATACCCTCGACGTTCAGCTTGATGCAACAACTGAGTCAAGAACTGGAACAAGATGAAACAAGGAATTTCAGGCATCAAGTAGGTTCACCAGTAGCCAATTCTCCTCCAG GCAATTGGGCCCAGCTCAGCAGCCCGGTTGAGCATTGTCCTTTGCAAACTCTGAGTCAATCCACTGGTTTGGGAAGCATTAGTCCTATTACCAGCAACCATTTGTCTGGATTGGCTTCAATTTTACCTCCTCTTGGATCAAATTCTATGAAGATAGCACCTATTGGGAAGGATCAAGGAAGGGTTACCCATGTTGACCAAGTATTCAACAGTGCCAACTCACCCCATGGAGCTGCCTATCAACATTCTCATCCATTTCCGGAGCCAAACTTGAGCCCAAATCCTGGGAATGCTTCTTTTGGTGCTTCAACCTCTAATGTGTCTGGTATTGGAACATTGTCTGGGCCCCAGTTTCTCTGGGGTAGTCCTACACCGTACTCTGAGCACACCAATTCTTCTGCATGGCCAACCCCGTCAATGGGACATCCATATGCATCTAATGGGCAGGGCCAGGGATATCTATACTCTAGTCGACATGGTTCTTTCCTTGGTTCATCACATCATCACCATCATGTTGGGTCTGCCCCATCTGGAGTTCCTATCGAGAGGCATCATGGTTTTTTCCCAGAATCTCCCGAAACATCCTTTATGAGTCCACCAGTTGCATTTGGAGGAATGGGTTTAAGCCGGAATGAAGGGGGATTTATGATGAACATGGTTGGTCGTGTGAATGCTGGAGTTAGCATGTCAGGAAACATATCTGATAGTGGTTCCCCCAATTTCAGGATGATGTCCTCACCTAGGATGGCTCCCATGTTCCTCGGCAGTGGTCCATATCCAGGTCCAGGTGCCACTGGCATTGAGGGCTTAGGTGACCGTGGGCGGAGTCGGCGGCTTGAAAGTAATGGAAACCAGATAGACAGCAAGAAGCAGTACCAGCTTGATTTGGATAAGATTATTAGTGGGGAAGATACCCGTACTACTCTAATGTTAAAAAATATTCCAAATAA GTACACCTCAAAGATGTTGCTTGCTGCTATTGATGAACATCACCGTGGTACCTATGATTTCCTCTACTTGCCTATTGATTTCAAG AACAAATGCAATGTAGGCTATGCATTCATCAATATGGTGTCTCCTTCACACATTATCCCATTTTATCAG GCAttcaatgggaagaaatgggagaagtTTAACAGTGAGAAAGTTGCTTCATTGGCCTACGCTCGAATTCAGGGTAAAGCAGCACTTGTTACCCACTTCCAGAATTCTAGCTTGATGAATGAAGATAAACGGTGTCGCCCCATTTTATTCCATTCCGAAGGCCTTGAGGGTGATCAG ATCATCCAGGAACCTTTTCCGTCCAACACTATGAATATCCGTATCCGTCAGCCTGATGGGTCTGTCTTGGGAGATTCACCAGAGAGCCCTACAAATGGAGATATGGGTGAGAAACCAAATCTGAGTTGA
- the LOC122073956 gene encoding protein MEI2-like 2 isoform X3 → MEQFAANSVSGSSKIPSVKNSRKVGSGAWGIPSGSDAYDTSSDASLFSSSLPVLPHEKLNFSDLEHSGQSVDDASPTLNKLHEDVEGEDSLDDDGQNAIGNLLPDDEDELLAGIMDDFDISGLPSQLEDLDEYDLFGSGGGMEMDFDPQESITASMLKVNLSDGLSVNGNSQYGIPNGVGAVAGEHPYGEHPSRTLFVRNINSNVEDSELRALFEQYGAIRTLYTACKHRGFVMISYYDIRAARTAMRALQNKPLRRRKLDIHFSIPKDNPSDKDINQGTLVVFNLDPSVSNDDLRQIFGAYGEVKEIRETPHKRHHKFIEFYDVRAAEAALRSLNRSDIAGKRIKLEPSRPGGARRNLMQQLSQELEQDETRNFRHQVGSPVANSPPGNWAQLSSPVEHCPLQTLSQSTGLGSISPITSNHLSGLASILPPLGSNSMKIAPIGKDQGRVTHVDQVFNSANSPHGAAYQHSHPFPEPNLSPNPGNASFGASTSNVSGIGTLSGPQFLWGSPTPYSEHTNSSAWPTPSMGHPYASNGQGQGYLYSSRHGSFLGSSHHHHHVGSAPSGVPIERHHGFFPESPETSFMSPPVAFGGMGLSRNEGGFMMNMVGRVNAGVSMSGNISDSGSPNFRMMSSPRMAPMFLGSGPYPGPGATGIEGLGDRGRSRRLESNGNQIDSKKQYQLDLDKIISGEDTRTTLMLKNIPNKYTSKMLLAAIDEHHRGTYDFLYLPIDFKNKCNVGYAFINMVSPSHIIPFYQAFNGKKWEKFNSEKVASLAYARIQGKAALVTHFQNSSLMNEDKRCRPILFHSEGLEGDQIIQEPFPSNTMNIRIRQPDGSVLGDSPESPTNGDMGEKPNLS, encoded by the exons ATGGAGCAGTTTGCTGCTAATTCAGTCTCAG GTTCTTCCAAGATTCCATCAGTTAAAAATTCACGAAAAGTTGGAAGTGGTGCATGGGGGATTCCATCTGGATCTGATGCATATGATACATCAAGTGATGCCAGCCTTTTCTCAAGCTCATTACCTGTTCTTCCACATGAAAAAT TGAACTTTTCAGACTTGGAGCACAGTGGACAATCTGTAGATGATGCATCACCTACCTTAAATAAACTACATGAAGATGTTGAAGGAGAGGATTCTCTGGATGATGATGGACAAAATGCAATTGGTAACCTTCTGcctgatgatgaggatgaactTTTGGCTGGTATCATGGATGATTTTGATATAAGTGGGCTGCCCAGTCAACTAGAAGATTTGGATGAGTATGATCTTTTTGGCAGCGGAGGGGGTATGGAAATGGACTTTGATCCTCAAGAGAGCATCACTGCGAGTATGTTGAAGGTAAACTTATCTGATGGTCTTTCTGTCAATGGGAACAGTCAGTATGGTATTCCAAATGGTGTTGGAGCAGTTGCTGGGGAGCATCCATATGGAGAGCATCCTTCCAGAACATTATTTGTGCGGAACATCAACAGTAATGTTGAGGATTCGGAACTGAGAGCTCTCTTTGAG CAATATGGTGCTATCAGGACTCTTTACACTGCATGCAAACACAGAGGTTTCGTAATGATATCTTACTATGATATCCGAGCTGCTCGGACTGCCATGCGGGCTTTGCAAAATAAGCCATTGCGTCGGAGAAAACTTGACATTCATTTTTCAATTCCAAAG GATAACCCATCAGATAAGGATATTAACCAAGGAACTCTTGTAGTCTTTAATTTGGATCCATCTGTGTCAAATGATGATCTCCGTCAAATTTTTGGAGCTTATGGGGAGGTTAAAGAG ATCAGGGAGACACCACATAAACGTCACCATAAGTTTATTGAGTTTTATGATGTCAGAGCAGCAGAAGCAGCTCTTAGGTCGTTAAATAGGAGTGACATAGCTGGCAAACGTATAAAGCTTGAACCTAGTCGTCCTGGGGGAGCACGTCGAAA CTTGATGCAACAACTGAGTCAAGAACTGGAACAAGATGAAACAAGGAATTTCAGGCATCAAGTAGGTTCACCAGTAGCCAATTCTCCTCCAG GCAATTGGGCCCAGCTCAGCAGCCCGGTTGAGCATTGTCCTTTGCAAACTCTGAGTCAATCCACTGGTTTGGGAAGCATTAGTCCTATTACCAGCAACCATTTGTCTGGATTGGCTTCAATTTTACCTCCTCTTGGATCAAATTCTATGAAGATAGCACCTATTGGGAAGGATCAAGGAAGGGTTACCCATGTTGACCAAGTATTCAACAGTGCCAACTCACCCCATGGAGCTGCCTATCAACATTCTCATCCATTTCCGGAGCCAAACTTGAGCCCAAATCCTGGGAATGCTTCTTTTGGTGCTTCAACCTCTAATGTGTCTGGTATTGGAACATTGTCTGGGCCCCAGTTTCTCTGGGGTAGTCCTACACCGTACTCTGAGCACACCAATTCTTCTGCATGGCCAACCCCGTCAATGGGACATCCATATGCATCTAATGGGCAGGGCCAGGGATATCTATACTCTAGTCGACATGGTTCTTTCCTTGGTTCATCACATCATCACCATCATGTTGGGTCTGCCCCATCTGGAGTTCCTATCGAGAGGCATCATGGTTTTTTCCCAGAATCTCCCGAAACATCCTTTATGAGTCCACCAGTTGCATTTGGAGGAATGGGTTTAAGCCGGAATGAAGGGGGATTTATGATGAACATGGTTGGTCGTGTGAATGCTGGAGTTAGCATGTCAGGAAACATATCTGATAGTGGTTCCCCCAATTTCAGGATGATGTCCTCACCTAGGATGGCTCCCATGTTCCTCGGCAGTGGTCCATATCCAGGTCCAGGTGCCACTGGCATTGAGGGCTTAGGTGACCGTGGGCGGAGTCGGCGGCTTGAAAGTAATGGAAACCAGATAGACAGCAAGAAGCAGTACCAGCTTGATTTGGATAAGATTATTAGTGGGGAAGATACCCGTACTACTCTAATGTTAAAAAATATTCCAAATAA GTACACCTCAAAGATGTTGCTTGCTGCTATTGATGAACATCACCGTGGTACCTATGATTTCCTCTACTTGCCTATTGATTTCAAG AACAAATGCAATGTAGGCTATGCATTCATCAATATGGTGTCTCCTTCACACATTATCCCATTTTATCAG GCAttcaatgggaagaaatgggagaagtTTAACAGTGAGAAAGTTGCTTCATTGGCCTACGCTCGAATTCAGGGTAAAGCAGCACTTGTTACCCACTTCCAGAATTCTAGCTTGATGAATGAAGATAAACGGTGTCGCCCCATTTTATTCCATTCCGAAGGCCTTGAGGGTGATCAG ATCATCCAGGAACCTTTTCCGTCCAACACTATGAATATCCGTATCCGTCAGCCTGATGGGTCTGTCTTGGGAGATTCACCAGAGAGCCCTACAAATGGAGATATGGGTGAGAAACCAAATCTGAGTTGA
- the LOC122074380 gene encoding delta(3,5)-Delta(2,4)-dienoyl-CoA isomerase, mitochondrial-like, with translation MRIAGVAGERCTVRLCFIQISHLDLFDKIYGFGLLGRDYRSQSQLGKFVATLSLLESMALAGIDIVIACDVRYCTEDSFFSVKEVNLAVITDLRMLQRLPAIVGFGNAMELALTSRKLLGPEASRKEG, from the exons ATGAGGATCGCCGGAGTTGCTGGAGAGAGATGTACAGTTCGCCTGTGTTTTATTCAG ATCTCACATCTGGACCTCTTTGACAAAATCTATGGTTTTGGCCTTTTGGGGAG AGATTACAGGTCGCAATCACAGCTCGGGAAATTTGTGGCAACCTTGtcattgctggaatccatggcTCTTGCAGGGATCGATATTGTCATAGCTTGTGATGTTAGGTATTGTACAGAGGATTCATTCTTCTCTGTGAAGGAGGTCAATTTGGCAGTTATTACTGATCTCAGGATGCTTCAAAGGCTTCCGGCGATAGTTGGGTTTGGAAACGCCATGGAATTAGCCCTAACTAGCCGGAAGTTATTGGGGCCGGAGGCTTCAAGAAAGGAGGGATAG